CCCTCATTTCTTCTTTAATACATTAAACAACCTGTACGCTTTAAGCCTGCAGCGGTCGAAGCAAACACCTGATAGTATCTTACAGCTGTCAGAGCTGATGCGTTATGTTATTTACAAAGGACAGGAAGAACGGGTCACTATAAAAGAGGAGCTGAAGTATATCGAAGACTATATGGACCTGCAGCAGATGCGGCTCCGTCAAAAGCCGGACGTACATTTCATAAAAGATATTGAAGATGAGACGCAGATGCTGGCCCCCATGTTACTCATCGTATTTATAGAGAACGCTTTTAAACATGGTATTGAACCAGCGGAAGAACAGGCGTTCCTGCGCATCCAACTGATATGCCGGCAGGGCAAGATACATCTCATCTGTGAGAACTCCGTTGAACCAGGCAATACCACCACCCGGGGCATCGGACTGACTAACCTGCGAAAGCGCCTGGAACTATTATATCCCGGCCGCTACCAGTTAGAAACCGGTATAAAAAATCATACATTTAAAGCAGTATTGCAACTATATCCTGCATGAGTTTACGATGTTTAATAGTAGATGATGAGCCGCTAGCACACGATGTGATCCTGCGGTATATGGAAGACGTTCCTTTCCTGGAGCTGGCCGGCCAGTGTTACCGGGCCACCGAAGCGCTGGAAGTGCTCAGCCGGCAATCCGTTGACCTTATCTTTCTCGATATCCGGATGCCTAAACTCACCGGGCTGGATTTTCTGCGTACTTTACAGCAACAGCCACTGGTGATCATTACCTCTGCCTATGAGGAGCATGCGCTGGAGAGCTTTGAGCTGGAAGTCTGTGATTACCTGTTAAAACCTTTTCGCTTTGATCGTTTTCTGAAAGCGGTGAACCGTGCATTCTCCCAATACCACCTGAAGCAGCAGGCCAGTCATCCGATACCTGTACCCGCTCCGCCTGTGGCCGAACAAACACAATTGTACATCAGATCCGATAAGAAGATCATCCCGCTTAACCCGGACGACCTGTACTATCTCGAAAGCCTGGGAAATTATGTCAAGGTCTGGGAAGCCAGCCGTTTTCTACTCACACCACGCACCCTGTCCAGTTTTGAAAGCCAGTTACCTGCAGAAACGTTTATCCGCATTCATAAATCTTATATCCTCAATAAGAAATTTGTGAGCTATCTTGAGGGCAATACCGTTACACTGAAGAACGGAAAGCAATTGCCGCTTGGGAAAAATTACAAACATCAGGTGAAACAGTTGCTCGGCGGACGAAATAATTAGAATTATGGCAATATTAAAGACCGTTGGCCTCCTGATCATTCAGGAGCGGAAGTTATTACTGGCATTCAGCAGGAATAAACAATGCTT
The DNA window shown above is from Chitinophaga agri and carries:
- a CDS encoding LytR/AlgR family response regulator transcription factor — its product is MSLRCLIVDDEPLAHDVILRYMEDVPFLELAGQCYRATEALEVLSRQSVDLIFLDIRMPKLTGLDFLRTLQQQPLVIITSAYEEHALESFELEVCDYLLKPFRFDRFLKAVNRAFSQYHLKQQASHPIPVPAPPVAEQTQLYIRSDKKIIPLNPDDLYYLESLGNYVKVWEASRFLLTPRTLSSFESQLPAETFIRIHKSYILNKKFVSYLEGNTVTLKNGKQLPLGKNYKHQVKQLLGGRNN